AAGATAAAACAGGAAAGCCTGTGGGAATGTTCTATGTGGGTGTTCCGATAGAACATTATGAGCTGGCCATCCAAAAGAACTTTTATCTCCAGGTGTTTATCTCCCTCCTGGTCATGGCAATGGTTGCCCTGTTATTCAGATATATTGTTGGCAGAATCATTTTACAGCCTGTGGAAAGCCTTAAGGGTGCCTTTCAGGCTTTAGAAAATGGCGACCTCAGTTTTCGGCTGCAGCCCAAGGGTAATAATGAAATGACCCAGTTAGCCAAGGGAGTTAATCAAATGGCCAGCTCTCTGGATAATATATTATCCCAGGTGTCACAACATAGTTCTACACTGGCTGCCCAGAGCCAGGAAACAGCCGCTGCCGCCCAGCAAATCAGTGCTATGTTAGAGCAAATCACCAGTAATACCACTGAAGTGGCAGCCACTGCGGAGCAAGGTTCTGCCACTGCCAACTATGCAGTGGAGCAGGTAGCCAAGGTTGAGCAGAACGCCTTGCAAGGCAGTGAGGCTGTTCAACAGACGGTAGACAAGATGGATGCCATCCAAAAATCTGTGCAGGCTACAGCAGATTCCATTGGAATTCTCAACGACCGCTGTCAAAGTATTGGTCAAATTATAGAGGTTATTAAAAACATTGCCGAACAAACTAACCTGTTGGCTCTCAATGCTGCCATTGAGGCAGCCAGGGCTGGGGAAAGCGGTAGGGGTTTTGCTGTGGTAGCGGAAGAGGTCCGGAAACTGGCAGAGCAATCGGCCAAGGCTGCCGATGACATCACCGACCTTATTGTGCGTGTACAACGCCGGGCCACCGCAGCAGTGAAAGATATGGGTCAGAGTGCCAAAGAAGTGAATGAGGGAGTGGAAATTGTTTACCGGGCAGGTAGTTCCTTAGAGGTAATAATGGAACAAATTACTGAGATGTCCCGCATGATTAAAGAAATTACTGTTGGTATCAATGCTACCAGTGAGAGTACTCAACAGTTGGCAGCCCATAGTGACCAAATTAATACCTCTATCCAGCATCTTGCTACGGCCAGTCAAAATTTGGCCCAGCTGGCCCAAGACATGGAAAATTCCCTAAAGGAATTTAAACGATAAATTGGGAGGCAACAATGGACGGACAAGAATTTCTTAAGAAAACCCTTTTACAGGCAGAGTTAAACCGACTGCGCCATGGGAATCCCGAGGCAGATGCAACCAGGTTGCCTTTGGAATGGGGTTTAATTGCCGGAGAACACTTTGGTCATCTAATGGCCGCCCTGCGACATCAGGATAAGGATGCCATAGAAAAAGAGGTACTGCATGTCTCTGCTGTATTGCTGGAACTACATGATGCGCTGCATAAACATGGAAAGTAAGCAAAAGAACAATATATAAGTGACGCAAAACAATTAAAATGGCTAAGACATCTTAGCCATTTTATGACTTTAAATAAGATTTTTCGAGTTTCTTTTACAATAATCTATTATTTTCTAAACTGACGCAGGAGAACGCCAATAAATAAAGTATATATAAAGAGGCTCCTTTGAGACAAATCACACAGGGAGGCTCGTTTATTTTGGATTTAGTAACCCTTTTCTTTCTAAAAAATGGTCGGAGAACTTTGTGATTATTTTCTTTTGCTATGCCGTTTTGGCAATCAAGCCGGACTTAAATGAAGATTCATTGCTTGCGGTAATCCAGGCATTGTAGATAATGATTCTTTTTGATAGTGTATATAGTGTTCGGTAAGCAAAGAGTTCTATAGGTTCGGTTAGAACAGACAAAAGCATGGGCTAGCCTAAAGCTATCCGAACACTTTTTTTATAACTAGCATATGAAACCTATACATCGAGAGTGATAACATGAATGACTGGCATAATAATAGGGATGAGGATTACCGAAATTTATATATAAATCTTTATACTTACTGTATTATTGTTTTAACTATAGCAGTAATATTTAAATTTAATTGGGATTATGTTAAGGTTCCCCCAAAGGATCTATTAATAATTTACCAACAAATGATTCCAATTCTTATATTTCTCTTGGCATCCCTTCTAGGGTGTTTTTTAATTATTCGCTTTAAAGCAATGCTACCAAGTATTTTAGTATTAGTAGTTTTTGTTTTTATCTTTATCATAATCTATCACGATATTTACTTAAAGACCTTGCTGATTATCCCAGTGGCTTTGGCCTCTTTTTTTAGAAACAAAACCTTTGGGTTAATCGTTTCCCTGGGTTGTGGTGTATTACTTATTGTTACCGACTTGTACCTATATGGCTCTGATTATAACAAATATATAGAATCGGATATTATTTTTACAGGCGTAATGTTCATTTTCGCCTGGCTTACCGGAGGTATTGCCAGTATTGAGAAAACAACCAGGAATGTTTTGCTGGATATGGCCAATCGTGATGGTCTATCCGGTGTGTATAATCACAGATATTTTCAAGTTTATCTAAAGACTAGCCTGGAAGAGGCCAAAAAAAACAATGGTTCACTCAGCCTAATTATTTTTGATTTAGACTACTTTAAGTATTATAACGACACCTTCGGTCATATTGCCGGGGATCAGATATTAAAAGATGTCGGTCAAGTATTATCAGAGGAAATTGCCTCTCCGGCCATTGCTGCCCGTTACGGTGGTGATGAATTTTGTATATTGCTGCCGGGTTATAATACAGCCGCTGTCTATTCAACGGCTAAGAAACTAAAAAGTAAAATAGAAAGCTTTGCCTTAAATAATGCCAAGGAACTGCCCACAGGTAAAATGACAGTTTCCATAGGAGTGGCCAACTACCCGGAACACACAAAATCAGGCGAGGATTTATTGGAATTAGCTGACCATGCCCTCTATAAAGCGAAAAAGACTAGCAAAAATAAAATAGAACTGTATTTCAATGTTTTGGATTCACTTAAAACCACCTGCACTCAATCTGAGACGGAATTACTTAGTTCTATAAAAACTCTCTTAAGTATTATTAATGCCAAAGACCGCTATACATACGGTCATTCCGAACGGGTGTTAGAATACGCAACCCTGTTGGCTAAAAATTGTAGTTTATCCGAAGAAGAGGTTAGGTTTATTCAATATGGAGCATATTTACACGATATTGGTAAAATTGAAGTAGATATTGATATCCTAAATTCAACTAATAAACTTACGGAAAGTGAATGGGACATTTTAAAGCAGCACCCATATTGGGGTAGTGAGATTATTCGCCCCATTAAGTCGCTAGATAAGGTAGCCCCTTTTATCTTGCATCACCATGAAAACTATGATGGTACCGGTTATCCTCTGGGTATTAGCGGTGAAGCTATACCACTGGGGGCTAGGATCATTAGAATTGCCGATAGTTTTGATGCTATGGTGACCGATAGACCTTATAAAAAGGGGATGTCACCCCAAGAGGCTTGTAATGAGTTAATGGCCTTAGCAGGAACTCACTATGATCCGGAACTGTGTACTGTCTTTGTCAAACAAATAGAATCACAAGCGGCAAATACCTTGTAGTTATAACTATTAAGCTATAAAATTAAAATATGTGGAAAATTTACGGCCCCTCGCACATATAAATCTACCTAAGGATATTTGTGGTCAAGGAGGGGGGCCCCAGTGAAAAAAATAGTTGTTTG
This region of Desulforamulus ferrireducens genomic DNA includes:
- a CDS encoding methyl-accepting chemotaxis protein; amino-acid sequence: MEIINKSVKRQMAATIIISLLLLSAILLLLSYNHVKSQVIAASEEKVRSDLLTGEAIINAMYPGDWEVRGDKLYKGDQLINENYQLVDYISSLTQDTCTIFLGDTRVTTNVKKDNGERAIGTKVSEQVKQVVLDQGKIYTGQAIVVNKPYQTAYMPIKDKTGKPVGMFYVGVPIEHYELAIQKNFYLQVFISLLVMAMVALLFRYIVGRIILQPVESLKGAFQALENGDLSFRLQPKGNNEMTQLAKGVNQMASSLDNILSQVSQHSSTLAAQSQETAAAAQQISAMLEQITSNTTEVAATAEQGSATANYAVEQVAKVEQNALQGSEAVQQTVDKMDAIQKSVQATADSIGILNDRCQSIGQIIEVIKNIAEQTNLLALNAAIEAARAGESGRGFAVVAEEVRKLAEQSAKAADDITDLIVRVQRRATAAVKDMGQSAKEVNEGVEIVYRAGSSLEVIMEQITEMSRMIKEITVGINATSESTQQLAAHSDQINTSIQHLATASQNLAQLAQDMENSLKEFKR
- a CDS encoding diguanylate cyclase, which gives rise to MLPSILVLVVFVFIFIIIYHDIYLKTLLIIPVALASFFRNKTFGLIVSLGCGVLLIVTDLYLYGSDYNKYIESDIIFTGVMFIFAWLTGGIASIEKTTRNVLLDMANRDGLSGVYNHRYFQVYLKTSLEEAKKNNGSLSLIIFDLDYFKYYNDTFGHIAGDQILKDVGQVLSEEIASPAIAARYGGDEFCILLPGYNTAAVYSTAKKLKSKIESFALNNAKELPTGKMTVSIGVANYPEHTKSGEDLLELADHALYKAKKTSKNKIELYFNVLDSLKTTCTQSETELLSSIKTLLSIINAKDRYTYGHSERVLEYATLLAKNCSLSEEEVRFIQYGAYLHDIGKIEVDIDILNSTNKLTESEWDILKQHPYWGSEIIRPIKSLDKVAPFILHHHENYDGTGYPLGISGEAIPLGARIIRIADSFDAMVTDRPYKKGMSPQEACNELMALAGTHYDPELCTVFVKQIESQAANTL